A single window of Gossypium arboreum isolate Shixiya-1 chromosome 13, ASM2569848v2, whole genome shotgun sequence DNA harbors:
- the LOC108461920 gene encoding transcription factor bHLH30-like translates to MCAKKEEYRDYPRPIHNLQASQQHHQLHNDELFGATTGGLVFPQLPWSFPPVQALSPIQYFTGNPVQDHVHGSFLVPPPPSSYGGLFTSTAPPAAALQFAYDGAPSVNRLRILSDSFGAVGSAPLGLQAELGKMTAQEIMDAKAMAASKSHSEAERRRRERINNHLAKLRSLLPSTTKTDKASLLAEVIQHVKELKRQTCLIAETSPVPTETDELTVDTSDQDGKFVIKASLCCEDRSDLLPDLIKALKDLRLKTLKAEITTLGGRVKNVLFITGEEQESSCSSDGGDVIGSIQEALKAVMEKSTCGNESNSSGNVKRQRTNISTVLQHRSL, encoded by the exons ATGTGTGCAAAGAAAGAAGAATATCGAGACTATCCTCGACCTATCCATAACCTACAAGCTTCCCAACAACACCACCAACTACACAACGATGAGTTATTTGGAGCAACTACGGGAGGGTTGGTATTCCCTCAACTACCTTGGTCTTTCCCACCGGTTCAAGCTCTCAGTCCAATCCAGTACTTCACCGGAAACCCGGTTCAGGACCATGTCCATGGCTCTTTTCTAGTCCCCCCTCCACCATCATCATACGGGGGGTTATTTACCTCAACAGCTCCTCCTGCCGCTGCCCTGCAGTTTGCATACGATGGTGCCCCATCAGTTAATCGCCTGAGGATCTTATCCGACAGTTTTGGAGCTGTTGGCTCAGCTCCTTTGGGGCTACAAGCTGAGTTAGGTAAGATGACCGCTCAAGAAATCATGGACGCTAAGGCTATGGCTGCTTCTAAGAGTCACAGTGAAGCTGAAAGGAGAAGAAGAGAACGAATCAACAACCATCTCGCAAAGCTACGCAGCTTACTCCCAAGCACCACCAAA ACGGACAAGGCTTCACTGCTTGCGGAAGTGATCCAACACGTGAAAGAGCTTAAACGGCAAACGTGTTTGATAGCAGAAACAAGTCCGGTACCGACCGAAACCGATGAACTAACGGTGGATACATCGGACCAAGATGGTAAGTTCGTGATAAAAGCTTCGCTTTGCTGTGAAGATAGGTCCGATCTTTTGCCTGACCTAATCAAAGCATTGAAAGATTTACGTCTCAAAACACTAAAAGCTGAGATCACGACGCTGGGCGGGCGTGTCAAGAATGTACTCTTCATTACCGGAGAGGAACAAGAATCGAGCTGTAGCAGTGATGGTGGTGACGTTATTGGTTCAATACAAGAAGCATTGAAAGCAGTGATGGAGAAGAGTACTTGTGGGAATGAATCTAATTCTTCAGGGAATGTTAAGAGACAACGAACCAACATCAGTACTGTTCTTCAACACAGGTCTCTTTAA
- the LOC108463607 gene encoding V-type proton ATPase subunit F-like, with the protein MANTAHIPTSNSALIAMIADEDTVVGFLLAGVGNVDLRRKTNYLIVDSKTTVKQIEDAFKEFTTRTDIAIVLISQYVANMIRFLVDSYNKPIPAILEIPSKNHPYDPAHDSILSRVKHLFNAESVASTRH; encoded by the exons ATGGCGAATACAGCTCATATTCCCACTAGCAACTCTGCTCTTATTGCTATGATCGCCGACGAG GACACCGTGGTTGGATTTCTACTTGCTGGAGTGGGTAATGTTGACTTGCGAAGAAAGACAAATTATCTTATTGTGGACTCAA AAACCACAGTTAAACAAATTGAAGATGCATTTAAAGAGTTCACAACAAGGACAGATATTGCTATCGTGCTGATTAGTCAATAT GTCGCTAATATGATAAGATTTTTAGTGGATAGCTATAACAAGCCTATTCCTGCAATTTTGGAGATTCCATCCAAGAACCATCCTTATGATCCTGCACATGATTCTATTCTTTCACGAGTTAAACACCTCTTCAATGCAGAATCAGTGGCATCTACAAGGCATTAA